A single genomic interval of Chitinophaga sp. 180180018-3 harbors:
- the pafA gene encoding alkaline phosphatase PafA produces the protein MKIAHFLAAAFLFSSTAGIAQKATSPKPFNHHAAAKPGAAATKPKLIVGVVVDQMRWDYLYRYSNRYAAGGFKRLLQEGFSCENTLINYTPTITACGHTCVYTGSVPAIHGVIGNTWYSPELGRTVYCAEDTTVNTVGSTSAAGKMSPRNMLVTTIGDELKLSNNFQSKVVGVAIKDRGAILPAGHSADAAYWYDGSTGNWVTSTFYMNELPHWVQEFNNEKYPQQYLSKPWNPLYPISSYTLSTADEKPYEGRYKNAANTSFPHDLGSMANSAISASPFGNTMTLEFAKKAIEAYNLGKGSVTDLLAISLSSTDYVGHQFGPNSIEIEDTYLRLDQDLATLFKYLDARVGKGQYLFFITADHGVAHVPGFMQENKLPGGTWDDKAALKELNDLIAGHFGVKEAVKAADNYQLWLNHDAIAAAGKSEKDIRQAIIAQLLKSPAIAKAFPLDHLMETTLPEPMRTMLSNGFNTKRSGDIQLILTPGYIDGGKTGTTHGLWYPYDAHIPLVWMGWGIHPGKTNRTVGMTDITPTLAALLHIQMPSGNIGQVIQEITH, from the coding sequence ATGAAAATTGCACATTTCCTGGCGGCTGCCTTTCTTTTCTCCTCCACAGCCGGCATCGCGCAGAAAGCGACCTCTCCCAAGCCTTTTAATCATCATGCAGCAGCCAAACCAGGTGCTGCCGCCACCAAACCCAAACTGATCGTAGGAGTGGTGGTAGATCAGATGAGATGGGATTATCTTTACCGATATAGCAATCGTTATGCCGCAGGTGGTTTTAAAAGACTGCTGCAGGAAGGTTTTTCCTGTGAAAATACATTGATCAACTATACCCCTACTATTACAGCCTGTGGTCATACCTGTGTATATACAGGGTCTGTTCCGGCCATACATGGCGTCATCGGCAATACCTGGTACAGTCCTGAGCTGGGCCGTACGGTATATTGTGCGGAAGATACCACGGTAAATACTGTTGGCAGCACTTCTGCCGCCGGTAAGATGAGTCCGCGCAACATGCTGGTAACAACAATTGGTGATGAGCTAAAGCTTTCCAATAATTTCCAGAGTAAAGTGGTGGGCGTGGCTATCAAAGACCGTGGAGCTATTCTCCCCGCGGGCCATAGCGCCGACGCTGCTTACTGGTACGATGGCAGCACCGGCAATTGGGTGACCAGTACTTTTTATATGAATGAATTGCCACACTGGGTACAGGAATTTAACAATGAGAAGTATCCTCAGCAGTATCTCAGCAAGCCCTGGAACCCGCTCTATCCAATATCTTCCTATACCCTCAGTACAGCTGATGAAAAGCCATATGAAGGGAGGTATAAAAATGCCGCCAACACTTCTTTTCCACACGACCTGGGAAGTATGGCCAACAGCGCAATATCTGCTTCGCCATTCGGAAATACTATGACACTGGAATTCGCTAAAAAGGCCATAGAAGCCTACAACCTCGGAAAAGGCAGCGTAACCGATTTGCTGGCGATCAGTCTTTCTTCTACAGATTACGTAGGGCATCAGTTTGGGCCTAATTCCATCGAAATAGAGGATACCTACCTGCGGCTGGATCAGGATCTGGCCACGCTTTTTAAATACCTGGACGCCCGTGTGGGCAAGGGGCAGTACCTGTTCTTTATCACTGCCGATCACGGTGTGGCACATGTGCCGGGCTTTATGCAGGAAAATAAGCTGCCCGGAGGTACCTGGGATGATAAGGCGGCATTAAAGGAGCTGAACGATTTAATTGCAGGCCATTTCGGGGTGAAAGAGGCCGTGAAAGCTGCTGATAACTACCAGTTGTGGCTGAATCATGACGCCATTGCTGCCGCGGGGAAGAGTGAAAAGGATATCCGCCAGGCTATCATCGCGCAGCTGCTGAAATCACCTGCCATTGCAAAGGCATTTCCGCTGGATCATCTCATGGAAACCACGCTCCCTGAGCCTATGCGTACGATGTTGTCGAACGGTTTTAACACTAAAAGAAGCGGAGATATCCAGCTGATACTGACACCCGGATATATCGACGGCGGTAAAACCGGTACTACACACGGTTTATGGTATCCCTATGATGCGCATATCCCACTGGTGTGGATGGGCTGGGGGATTCACCCGGGTAAAACCAACCGTACGGTGGGCATGACTGATATCACTCCTACACTGGCAGCTCTGTTACATATCCAGATGCCAAGCGGGAATATCGGCCAGGTGATACAGGAGATTACCCATTAA
- the truB gene encoding tRNA pseudouridine(55) synthase TruB: MQTNEKNNFQEGAVILINKPLTWTSFDVVRKIRNLTKAKIGHAGTLDPLATGLLICCTGKMTKKINEYQAQEKEYTGTFTLGATTPTFDKESEPENFKDISHLDEAAILAATRPFIGEIMQLPPIHSAIKQNGKPIYLLARKGVDVKVEPRKLTIAEFEITKIALPEVHFRVVCSTGTYIRSLANDYGAELGCGAYLSSLCRTRIGAFRLEDATEMEDFIATYPVPKTDNQ, translated from the coding sequence ATGCAAACGAACGAAAAAAATAATTTCCAGGAAGGAGCGGTCATTCTCATCAACAAGCCGCTGACCTGGACTTCCTTTGATGTTGTACGGAAAATAAGAAATCTTACCAAAGCTAAAATCGGTCATGCCGGCACACTGGATCCTCTGGCCACGGGGTTATTGATCTGCTGTACCGGTAAGATGACTAAGAAAATAAATGAATACCAGGCCCAGGAGAAGGAGTATACGGGTACATTTACGCTGGGCGCTACTACTCCAACTTTTGATAAAGAGTCGGAGCCGGAGAATTTCAAGGATATCAGTCATCTGGATGAAGCGGCCATACTGGCTGCTACCAGGCCTTTCATCGGGGAAATTATGCAATTGCCTCCTATACACTCTGCTATCAAGCAGAATGGCAAACCTATTTATCTGTTGGCGAGGAAAGGAGTGGATGTAAAAGTGGAGCCGCGGAAGCTGACAATTGCTGAATTCGAGATCACGAAGATTGCATTGCCGGAAGTTCATTTCCGGGTTGTATGCAGCACGGGTACTTATATTCGGTCGCTGGCCAATGATTATGGCGCAGAGCTGGGCTGTGGTGCTTATCTGAGCAGTCTTTGCAGAACCAGGATCGGAGCGTTCAGGCTGGAAGACGCTACTGAAATGGAGGATTTCATTGCTACTTACCCGGTTCCTAAAACGGATAACCAATAG
- a CDS encoding BamA/TamA family outer membrane protein, with protein MLKYVLLAAVISVLAACSNTKYLQKDQTLYTSAKVNVNGNDILNSEKQDLRGSLSSKSLMTQQPNKKLLGTRIKVFLYNQKYREKKSNWFWNMMLAQRNLEEPVAYDSTKAKESVDRMTSYLHNQGFFHATVGYASKTKHRKTNVTYDVNTGRNFVIDKITYNIPDSALLKIVKDNSNLSLIQKGTVFKSATLGSERERLTRLIRDAGYYKFNREAIEYTLDTLNKALFRNSLNPFEGFVNIFNENKGRDKLTMDVEIRVKNPEDSTTRWEMYHIGKIFAYPDFQLNGNPDDTSLKQDARKYITIRYHQETLKPKILSRSILLRPGETYSLQQYNGTVNKLYDIGVWQFVTLQYKEPKDSARTLDAYLFLTPRRKQELGVSFEVSNSSDYTLGSGVTLNYRHANLGNSATQFGFTLNTGIELIRPSSGWELQAKQFGGEASLTWPRFALPFHIRQSNRTNAKTRLTLGANYLSRIDKFDIKSINATYGYDWNETAYKRWIVRPFTLNYVGVALNPSFRDTVVNLNPYLKRSFEPALIGGESVSYIYSNQDLLHPRHYTYFRVNVEESGLWLNGINSLMNGISGKKTNLEKLTNVSISNFVKIEADYRHFWKLGIHSVLATRAYAGLGIPYSSSTVLPYVRQFTSGGPNSIRAWRLRTLGPGAYKDSSATAQAFPDQTGDLKLEGNIEYRFDLLRMFGGTVNLKGATFLDMGNIWMVRKDSTRPGSEFQFSQLYHDIAIGTGAGLRLDFSFFLVRLDWGIPLKVPYFTGNKNGWYLSQWDLSDARWRRNNIIWNIAIGYPF; from the coding sequence ATGCTGAAATATGTACTGCTGGCAGCAGTAATATCAGTATTGGCAGCATGTTCCAACACTAAATATCTTCAGAAAGATCAAACCCTGTACACCAGCGCCAAAGTGAATGTCAACGGTAATGATATTCTCAATTCTGAAAAACAGGATCTCCGCGGTTCCCTGTCTTCCAAATCCCTGATGACCCAGCAGCCCAATAAAAAACTCCTGGGTACCCGTATCAAAGTATTTCTTTATAACCAGAAATACAGGGAGAAAAAATCAAACTGGTTCTGGAATATGATGCTGGCTCAGCGGAACCTGGAAGAACCAGTGGCGTATGATTCAACCAAAGCAAAGGAGTCGGTCGACAGAATGACCAGTTACCTGCATAACCAGGGCTTCTTCCATGCTACGGTGGGATATGCTTCCAAAACCAAACACCGGAAAACAAACGTTACCTATGATGTGAATACCGGCCGGAATTTCGTGATCGACAAAATCACTTACAACATACCGGATAGTGCACTGCTGAAAATCGTAAAAGATAACTCCAATCTATCCCTGATTCAGAAAGGAACTGTTTTCAAATCCGCCACACTGGGCAGCGAAAGAGAACGGCTCACCCGGCTGATCCGGGATGCAGGGTACTATAAATTCAACCGCGAGGCCATCGAATACACACTGGATACGCTTAACAAGGCACTGTTCAGGAACAGCCTTAATCCCTTTGAAGGTTTTGTGAATATCTTCAATGAAAATAAGGGCCGCGACAAACTCACTATGGACGTGGAAATCCGGGTTAAAAATCCGGAAGATAGTACCACCCGCTGGGAAATGTACCATATCGGGAAGATATTTGCTTATCCTGATTTTCAGCTGAATGGCAATCCCGACGATACTTCCCTGAAACAGGATGCGCGGAAATATATCACGATCCGCTATCACCAGGAAACGCTAAAACCAAAGATCCTGTCGCGTTCTATCCTGCTCAGGCCGGGAGAAACCTACTCGCTGCAGCAATATAACGGCACCGTCAATAAACTATACGACATCGGAGTATGGCAATTCGTAACCCTGCAGTATAAAGAACCAAAAGATTCTGCCCGGACACTGGACGCCTATCTGTTTCTTACTCCCCGGCGTAAACAGGAGCTGGGCGTGAGTTTTGAGGTAAGTAACAGTTCGGATTATACACTTGGTTCAGGTGTTACACTGAATTACCGGCATGCGAACCTCGGCAATTCGGCCACCCAGTTTGGTTTTACACTCAATACCGGCATAGAGCTGATACGCCCTTCGTCGGGCTGGGAGCTCCAGGCCAAACAATTTGGCGGCGAGGCCAGTCTTACCTGGCCCCGGTTTGCCCTGCCTTTTCATATCAGGCAGTCGAACCGCACAAATGCTAAAACACGCCTCACGCTGGGCGCCAACTACCTGTCGCGTATCGACAAATTCGATATCAAGAGCATCAATGCCACCTACGGATACGACTGGAACGAAACAGCCTATAAACGCTGGATTGTCCGGCCTTTCACACTGAACTACGTGGGAGTAGCCCTGAATCCGTCTTTCCGCGATACCGTGGTAAACCTCAATCCTTATCTGAAACGCAGTTTCGAGCCAGCTCTCATCGGCGGAGAAAGCGTTTCCTATATCTACAGCAACCAGGATCTGCTGCATCCACGCCACTACACTTATTTCCGGGTGAATGTGGAAGAATCCGGCCTGTGGCTGAATGGCATCAACAGCCTGATGAACGGCATCAGCGGTAAGAAAACCAACCTGGAGAAACTAACCAATGTAAGTATTTCGAATTTTGTTAAGATAGAAGCAGACTACAGGCATTTCTGGAAATTGGGCATACACAGCGTTTTAGCCACCAGGGCGTATGCTGGTCTGGGTATACCATACAGCAGTTCTACAGTACTGCCTTATGTACGACAATTCACTTCCGGCGGACCAAACAGCATCCGCGCATGGCGACTCAGGACCCTCGGACCCGGCGCCTATAAAGATTCTTCCGCTACAGCACAGGCTTTCCCCGATCAAACGGGCGACTTGAAGCTGGAAGGAAATATCGAATACAGGTTCGACCTCCTGCGGATGTTCGGAGGTACCGTTAACCTCAAAGGCGCTACCTTCCTGGATATGGGGAATATCTGGATGGTGCGGAAAGATTCTACCAGACCTGGTTCTGAATTCCAGTTCAGCCAGCTGTACCACGACATTGCAATTGGAACCGGCGCAGGGCTGCGATTGGATTTCTCCTTCTTCCTCGTACGCCTCGACTGGGGTATTCCGTTAAAAGTGCCTTATTTCACCGGCAACAAAAACGGCTGGTACCTGAGCCAGTGGGATCTTTCGGATGCCCGCTGGCGCAGAAATAATATTATCTGGAATATCGCTATTGGTTATCCGTTTTAG
- a CDS encoding tetratricopeptide repeat protein gives MSKDFSFLNEDFDDLRDLLQQFENLRAGKSHSFLDEDSFEQIIDYYDEHDEMPTALQAAELAIEQFPYSSTLLLKKANLLIETKKYKEALDLLEKAEVLDRTDINLYILQTDVYLALNQHQKAADVLEEQIEQFSGEDRTELLLELADVYDDWEEFEKVFDCLKMALEYDPTNEEALHKICFWTEFTGRNEESIRLHNAIIEEHPFNHLAWFNLGTAYQGLKLYEKAIDAYQYAVAIDEKFDYAYRNMGDAFIRLRKYADAIEVLQKHLEIAKPEDVIYEAIGHCYERQRKFTQARYYYRKASHLSPNDDKLYYKIAVAYMMEANWENAAKSLLSALKINKTNAEYNMSLGECYLELGKNKDALVHFMNAVRTRPKSATTWQALLKGLYVSGFMEEALTQLSIAEEKAGRKPIFMYYRAAILIAMGKTKEGLLHLETALQQAPKIVKKLVELDPAILQHVSVVDLIAQYRRKR, from the coding sequence ATGAGTAAAGACTTTTCATTTTTAAACGAGGATTTTGATGATCTGAGAGACTTGTTGCAGCAGTTTGAAAACCTCAGGGCTGGTAAGTCTCATTCTTTTTTGGACGAAGATTCATTTGAGCAGATCATAGACTACTATGACGAGCATGATGAGATGCCGACGGCCTTGCAGGCTGCAGAACTAGCCATCGAACAATTCCCTTACTCTTCCACCTTACTTCTCAAGAAGGCCAACTTACTGATCGAAACCAAGAAATATAAAGAGGCGCTGGATTTGCTGGAAAAAGCAGAAGTACTGGACCGCACTGATATTAATCTTTACATATTACAGACGGATGTTTACCTGGCGCTGAATCAGCACCAGAAAGCGGCTGATGTGCTGGAGGAGCAGATAGAGCAGTTTTCCGGAGAAGACCGGACGGAGTTGTTGCTGGAGCTGGCGGATGTTTATGACGACTGGGAAGAGTTTGAAAAGGTGTTTGATTGTTTGAAGATGGCATTGGAGTATGATCCTACCAATGAGGAAGCTTTGCATAAGATCTGTTTCTGGACTGAGTTTACCGGTCGGAATGAAGAGAGTATCCGTTTGCACAATGCGATCATTGAAGAGCATCCTTTCAACCACCTGGCCTGGTTTAACCTGGGTACTGCCTATCAGGGGCTGAAACTGTATGAGAAGGCGATAGATGCTTATCAGTATGCGGTGGCAATAGATGAGAAATTCGACTATGCTTACCGTAATATGGGAGATGCCTTCATTCGTTTGCGCAAATATGCGGATGCTATTGAAGTATTGCAGAAACACCTGGAGATAGCCAAACCTGAGGATGTAATTTATGAAGCCATCGGGCATTGTTATGAAAGGCAGCGTAAGTTTACGCAGGCGCGGTACTATTACCGTAAGGCGTCGCATCTGAGCCCGAATGACGATAAGCTGTACTACAAGATAGCAGTGGCGTACATGATGGAAGCCAATTGGGAGAATGCGGCGAAATCGTTGCTGAGCGCCCTGAAAATAAATAAAACCAACGCAGAATATAATATGAGCCTGGGTGAATGTTACCTGGAGCTCGGAAAAAACAAGGATGCCCTGGTGCATTTTATGAACGCGGTGCGTACCCGGCCTAAAAGTGCTACCACCTGGCAGGCGCTGCTCAAGGGGCTGTATGTATCCGGGTTTATGGAAGAAGCGCTGACCCAGCTGTCCATTGCTGAAGAGAAAGCAGGTCGAAAACCCATATTTATGTATTACCGGGCCGCTATTTTGATAGCCATGGGAAAAACCAAAGAAGGTTTACTGCATTTGGAAACAGCCTTGCAACAGGCACCAAAAATTGTCAAAAAACTGGTAGAACTGGATCCGGCCATTCTGCAGCATGTGAGTGTAGTAGATCTGATAGCCCAGTACCGCCGCAAACGTTAA
- a CDS encoding pyridoxal phosphate-dependent aminotransferase family protein: MDIFEKLLKHLGPIGEHSDRAHGYFAFPKLEGEIGPRMKFRGNEKIIWSLNNYLGLANHPEVRATDAQAAADFGMASPMGARMMSGNTNYHEQLEKELSDYMGKEATTLLNYGYQGVMSAIDAIVGRRDVIVYDAECHASILDGLRLHPGKRYVFKHNDMEDFDKQMKRATELAKAQGGGILVVTEGVFGMAGDQGKLKEIAAFKDKYEFRLLVDDAHGFGTMGKTGAGTGEEQGVQDKIDLLFNTFAKSGASIGAFICGEKPIINYLRYNMRSQIFAKSIPLPIVIGHLKRVQLMRQHPEMKAKLWENVNKLQNGLKERGFNIGRTNSPVTPIYLQGDIPEATAMCLDLRENYNIFCSIVVYPVIPKGQIIYRLIPTASHTDEDIELTLKAFSETKAKLDEKVYQVAEIPMV; this comes from the coding sequence ATGGATATTTTCGAGAAACTGCTGAAACATCTGGGCCCTATCGGGGAGCATTCAGACAGAGCCCATGGCTATTTTGCATTCCCAAAACTGGAAGGTGAAATAGGCCCCCGCATGAAATTCCGGGGTAATGAGAAGATAATCTGGAGCCTGAACAACTATCTGGGGCTTGCCAACCATCCGGAGGTACGTGCCACAGATGCCCAGGCTGCTGCAGACTTCGGGATGGCGTCTCCAATGGGAGCGCGTATGATGAGCGGTAACACGAACTACCACGAGCAGCTGGAGAAGGAGCTGTCTGATTACATGGGTAAAGAAGCTACCACCTTACTGAATTATGGCTATCAGGGCGTTATGAGCGCTATCGATGCGATCGTGGGCCGTAGAGACGTAATAGTGTACGATGCAGAATGCCACGCCAGTATCCTGGATGGTTTACGTCTGCATCCTGGTAAACGTTATGTATTCAAACATAACGACATGGAAGATTTCGATAAGCAGATGAAACGTGCTACTGAACTGGCTAAGGCCCAGGGCGGTGGTATCCTGGTGGTGACAGAAGGCGTATTTGGTATGGCCGGCGACCAGGGTAAACTGAAAGAAATAGCTGCATTCAAAGATAAATATGAGTTCCGCTTGCTGGTAGATGATGCGCATGGTTTCGGAACAATGGGTAAAACCGGCGCCGGTACCGGCGAAGAACAGGGCGTTCAGGATAAAATTGACCTGCTGTTCAACACATTTGCAAAATCCGGTGCCTCTATCGGTGCTTTCATCTGTGGCGAGAAACCTATCATCAACTATCTGCGCTACAATATGCGTTCCCAGATCTTTGCGAAATCCATTCCACTGCCAATCGTTATCGGCCACCTGAAAAGGGTGCAGCTGATGCGCCAGCACCCGGAAATGAAAGCAAAACTGTGGGAAAATGTGAACAAACTGCAGAATGGTTTGAAAGAACGCGGATTTAATATCGGCAGAACCAATTCTCCGGTAACTCCTATCTACCTGCAGGGCGACATTCCCGAGGCTACTGCCATGTGCCTGGATCTGCGCGAGAACTACAATATCTTCTGTTCTATCGTGGTTTACCCGGTAATTCCAAAGGGACAGATTATCTACCGCCTCATCCCTACTGCTTCTCACACCGATGAGGATATTGAACTGACACTGAAAGCATTCAGCGAAACCAAAGCCAAACTGGACGAAAAAGTATACCAGGTGGCTGAAATTCCAATGGTATAG
- the aroE gene encoding shikimate dehydrogenase (AroE; catalyzes the conversion of shikimate to 3-dehydroshikimate) has protein sequence MKQYGLIGYPLSHSFSKGFFGEKFEKEHITGCSYDNFPIPGINEFPALLEQHPQLQGLNVTIPYKEAVIPFLDELSDAAARIRAVNCIHFRDGKKKGYNTDVIGFSKSLQPLLRPHHQQALVLGTGGAAKAIMYALEQLGITYTAVSRQAVNGAVSYESLTKEILDTHTLIVNTTPLGMYPKVDTFPEIPYQYLSSQHLLYDLVYNPAETAFLQKGAAQGAAIKNGHEMLILQAEASWEIWNSL, from the coding sequence ATGAAACAATACGGTCTAATAGGTTATCCGCTCAGCCATTCCTTTTCCAAAGGATTCTTCGGTGAAAAATTTGAGAAGGAGCATATCACGGGGTGCTCATATGATAATTTTCCGATACCCGGGATTAATGAGTTCCCGGCTTTACTGGAGCAACATCCGCAGCTGCAGGGCCTGAACGTGACTATTCCCTATAAGGAAGCAGTGATTCCTTTCCTCGACGAACTTAGTGATGCTGCCGCCAGGATAAGAGCGGTGAACTGTATACATTTCAGGGATGGAAAAAAGAAAGGCTATAATACGGACGTGATAGGATTCTCTAAATCATTGCAGCCTCTGCTCAGGCCTCATCATCAGCAGGCATTGGTATTAGGCACTGGTGGCGCCGCCAAAGCGATTATGTATGCGCTGGAACAACTGGGTATTACTTATACTGCGGTTAGCCGGCAGGCTGTTAATGGAGCCGTATCATATGAATCGCTTACCAAAGAAATATTAGACACGCATACCCTCATTGTAAATACTACTCCGTTGGGAATGTATCCCAAAGTAGATACTTTCCCGGAAATACCTTACCAGTACCTGTCTTCCCAACATTTGCTATACGATCTTGTATACAATCCGGCAGAAACAGCCTTCCTGCAAAAGGGTGCCGCTCAGGGCGCCGCCATAAAAAATGGTCATGAAATGCTGATCCTGCAGGCAGAAGCTTCATGGGAAATCTGGAATAGTCTTTAG
- a CDS encoding enoyl-CoA hydratase-related protein has product MVQYSVADRVATIALNRPEKRNALNGKMVAALREAFRAASADEQVKVIVLKGNGEAFCAGADLEYLQQLQKNTYEENLDDSKELMQLFREIYELDKIVIAQVEGHAIAGGCGLVTVCDLSYAVPEVLLGYTEVRIGFIPALVAVFLVRKIGEGRSRELLLTGRPVTAEKAAADGLITAVIPASDMQRHIDVVAAQLCNEASANSLKVTKKLIGTVLDLPMEEALSHAAVLNATTRGHEDCKRGIAAFLNKEKFNW; this is encoded by the coding sequence ATGGTGCAGTATTCTGTAGCGGATCGGGTGGCAACAATAGCCCTGAACCGCCCCGAAAAGCGTAATGCTTTGAATGGGAAAATGGTAGCGGCGCTGCGGGAGGCGTTCCGGGCTGCGTCTGCAGACGAACAGGTAAAAGTAATTGTGTTGAAAGGGAATGGGGAGGCGTTCTGTGCAGGAGCGGATCTGGAGTACCTGCAACAGCTGCAAAAGAACACCTATGAAGAGAACCTGGACGATTCGAAGGAACTGATGCAATTGTTCCGGGAGATTTACGAGCTTGATAAAATAGTGATTGCGCAGGTGGAAGGTCATGCTATAGCCGGTGGATGCGGGCTGGTAACAGTTTGTGATCTGAGTTATGCAGTGCCCGAGGTGTTGCTGGGCTATACAGAGGTAAGGATTGGCTTTATTCCGGCCCTGGTGGCTGTTTTCCTGGTAAGGAAAATAGGGGAGGGCAGATCGAGGGAATTATTGTTGACCGGAAGGCCCGTAACCGCTGAAAAAGCTGCTGCAGATGGTCTGATAACCGCCGTTATTCCGGCTTCAGATATGCAGCGGCATATAGATGTAGTGGCAGCGCAACTTTGTAATGAAGCGTCTGCTAATTCTCTCAAAGTAACCAAGAAATTGATTGGCACAGTGTTGGACTTACCTATGGAAGAAGCATTATCCCATGCGGCTGTACTAAACGCAACTACCCGTGGCCATGAAGATTGCAAGCGAGGTATTGCCGCTTTTTTAAATAAAGAAAAGTTTAACTGGTAG
- a CDS encoding phosphosulfolactate synthase, which yields MNFNLTQIPERTKKPRTHGLTMVMDKGLSLEEARNFLSVAGPHVDILKLGFGTAFVTPNLRAKIELYQSANIPVYFGGTLFEAFMIRNQFDEYVKVVKDYGITYMEVSDGSVIIPHAEKCGYIEKLSKIGLVLSEVGSKDAEHIIPPYKWIELMSAELSAGATYVIAEARESGNVGIYRGSGEVREGLVQEILTKIPAEKIIWEAPQKAQQLYFLELVGCNANLGNLAPNEVISLEAMRVGLRGDTFNLFLDRE from the coding sequence ATGAATTTTAATCTTACACAAATCCCGGAAAGGACAAAGAAACCCCGTACACATGGGCTTACCATGGTGATGGACAAGGGGCTGAGTTTGGAAGAAGCAAGAAATTTTTTATCAGTAGCGGGCCCGCATGTAGATATCCTGAAACTGGGTTTTGGCACTGCTTTCGTAACCCCCAACCTGCGCGCTAAAATTGAACTTTATCAATCGGCAAACATTCCTGTATATTTCGGCGGAACGTTGTTTGAAGCTTTTATGATCCGCAACCAATTCGACGAATATGTGAAGGTGGTAAAGGATTATGGCATCACTTATATGGAAGTATCTGATGGTTCTGTGATTATCCCTCATGCGGAAAAATGCGGATATATAGAAAAGCTTTCCAAGATCGGATTGGTGCTGAGTGAAGTGGGCTCTAAAGATGCAGAGCATATTATTCCGCCTTACAAATGGATTGAACTGATGAGTGCAGAGCTTTCTGCCGGAGCTACTTACGTTATCGCTGAAGCACGCGAAAGCGGAAACGTGGGTATCTATCGTGGCAGTGGAGAAGTAAGAGAAGGACTGGTACAGGAGATCCTGACCAAAATACCCGCCGAAAAAATCATCTGGGAAGCACCTCAGAAAGCCCAACAGCTCTATTTCCTGGAACTCGTAGGCTGCAATGCTAATTTAGGTAACCTCGCCCCTAATGAGGTAATTTCCCTGGAAGCTATGCGCGTAGGCCTCAGAGGAGATACTTTTAATCTGTTTCTTGACAGGGAATAA
- a CDS encoding class I SAM-dependent methyltransferase, with protein sequence MALEHHLDARLRYQQQVDNSRDYVMPFIQQEFPQLQGLRIMEVGCGEGGVLTPFLEQGCNCVGVDLAPDRIELAKSFLQQYLDNGQLKLIAQNIYDVDFLGEFRNSFDVIILKDAIEHIPDQEKIIGHLKQLLTPRGQVYFGFPPWYMPHGGHQQICRNKFLSMVPYVHLLPRPLYKGVLRLFGEKDDVVIDLMDVKSTGISIERFERIVKQQQYIVTQRRFYLINPIYKYKFGVSARVQWKPIAAIPFFRNFVTTCVYYMIKSR encoded by the coding sequence ATGGCATTAGAACATCATTTAGACGCAAGACTACGGTACCAGCAGCAGGTAGACAATTCGCGCGACTATGTCATGCCCTTTATCCAACAGGAGTTCCCGCAACTGCAGGGCCTCAGGATCATGGAAGTAGGGTGTGGCGAAGGCGGCGTACTGACGCCTTTCCTGGAGCAGGGCTGTAACTGTGTGGGAGTGGACCTGGCCCCCGATCGCATAGAACTGGCAAAAAGCTTTCTGCAGCAATATCTCGACAACGGGCAACTAAAGCTCATTGCACAAAATATTTATGATGTTGATTTCCTGGGAGAATTCAGGAACTCATTTGATGTCATTATTCTGAAAGATGCCATCGAGCACATTCCTGACCAGGAAAAGATCATCGGCCATCTGAAACAGCTGCTCACACCGCGCGGACAGGTATATTTCGGTTTTCCACCCTGGTATATGCCTCATGGCGGACACCAGCAGATCTGCAGAAACAAGTTTCTGAGTATGGTGCCCTATGTACATCTGCTGCCTCGCCCGTTGTATAAAGGAGTACTGCGTCTTTTTGGTGAAAAAGATGATGTAGTGATAGACCTGATGGATGTAAAATCCACAGGCATTTCCATTGAACGCTTTGAGCGCATTGTAAAGCAACAGCAGTACATTGTCACTCAGCGCAGATTTTACCTGATTAATCCTATCTACAAATATAAATTCGGGGTAAGTGCACGCGTACAGTGGAAACCCATAGCAGCCATCCCCTTCTTCAGGAATTTCGTGACTACCTGTGTCTACTATATGATAAAGAGTCGCTAG